From one Macrobrachium nipponense isolate FS-2020 chromosome 37, ASM1510439v2, whole genome shotgun sequence genomic stretch:
- the LOC135209399 gene encoding KRAB-A domain-containing protein 2-like has product MIGAPSILQSDNGTEFTAEVITELKLFWPRLVMVHGKPRHPQSQGSVERPNGDIKDMLMPWMGDNDTNDWSIGIKFVQFQKNSSFHSGIGRAPYTAMFGCDAKVGLATSSLPQEIIQRMQTEDDLLAAINASSLLIYKMILLL; this is encoded by the coding sequence ATGATAGGTGCACCCTCCATCCTACAAAGTGACAATGGTACTGAATTTACGGCTGAAGTAATAACGGAATTGAAACTTTTCTGGCCGAGACTTGTCATGGTACACGGTAAACCTCGTCACCCACAGAGTCAAGGCTCTGTGGAGCGTCCTAATGGAGACATTAAGGATATGTTGATGCCCTGGATGGGCGATAACGACACCAATGACTGGTCCATTGGCATCAAGTTTGTGCAATTTCAAAAGAACTCGAGCTTTCATTCTGGAATAGGTAGGGCACCATACACAGCAATGTTTGGTTGTGATGCCAAAGTGGGTTTAGCTACGTCTTCATTACCACAAGAAATCATTCAGCGCATGCAAACTGAAGATGACTTACTCGCTGCCATCAACGCGAGCAGCCTATTGATTTATAAGATGATTCTGCTGCTGTGA